Proteins encoded together in one Miscanthus floridulus cultivar M001 chromosome 16, ASM1932011v1, whole genome shotgun sequence window:
- the LOC136510250 gene encoding L-type lectin-domain containing receptor kinase SIT2-like, with protein MQHLLPMSSFLVAFVLRLCLGLLNLPVFGDAGNESFVFSGFPAAGADLTLDGNARVTGEGLLELTNNEPYAKGHAFHRNPVQFKDSPNGTVQSFSAAFIFAIMSSYSDLSMSSDSMALVIAPGKDFSNASGAQYLGLLNSTSNNDGPSDHFFAVEVELDTIKNNEFHDIDDNHVGVDINTLTSLYSHTAAFYDGDDTGGTLRSLRLISSDGKKAMQAWVDYDGQSKQLNVTLAPMGVAKKPSKPLLSNTTDLSAVIIDDKAYVGFSTATGPFPSQHCVLAWSFAVNGPAPQIDFNKIPKLPNSGHHEAVPVPFAVKWVSHDSTQGLKEFISEVVSIGHLRHRNLVQLLGYSRRKGELLLVYDYMPYGSLDKYLYGDGEDDKPLLEWVRRFQIVKDVASGLIYLHEKWEQVVVHRDVKASNVLLDGGMVAHLGDFGLARFYDHGADLQTTHVVGTMGYIAPELSRTGKASPLTDVYAFGTFLLEVTCGRRPIVYTVHHGRKLLVDQVLEYWRRGTLEETVDSRLHGNYDVGEARMVLTLGLMCSHPFPGERPTMRHIMQYLDGDVPLPELTPADMNLLSLMQNQTSFE; from the exons TGTAGCCTTCGTCCTCCGCCTCTGCCTTGGCCTCCTCAACCTTCCCGTGTTTGGTGACGCCGGCAATGAATCCTTTGTCTTCTCGGGCTTCCCCGCCGCCGGTGCCGACCTCACCCTCGACGGCAACGCCAGAGTCACCGGGGAAGGACTCCTCGAACTGACGAACAACGAGCCTTATGCCAAAGGCCACGCGTTCCACCGGAACCCGGTTCAGTTCAAGGACTCCCCCAATGGCACGGTGCAGTCcttctccgccgccttcatcttcgCCATCATGTCTTCCTACTCCGATTTGAGTATGAGTAGTGATAGTATGGCCTTGGTCATCGCTCCGGGCAAGGATTTCTCCAACGCGTCAGGGGCTCAGTACTTGGGCTTGCTCAACAGCACGAGCAATAACGACGGCCCCAGCGACCACTTCTTCGCCGTGGAGGTGGAGCTCGACACCATCAAGAACAACGAGTTCCACGACATCGACGACAACCACGTCGGAGTCGACATCAACACGCTCACCTCCCTGTATTCTCACACCGCTGCCTTCTACGACGGCGACGACACGGGCGGTACGCTCAGGAGCTTGAGACTCATTAGCAGCGATGGGAAGAAGGCCATGCAAGCGTGGGTAGACTATGATGGCCAGAGCAAACAGCTCAATGTCACTCTGGCTCCCATGGGGGTGGCGAAGAAGCCGTCCAAACCGTTGCTCTCAAACACCACCGACCTCTCAGCTGTGATCATTGACGACAAGGCTTACGTTGGGTTCTCCACCGCGACCGGGCCGTTCCCTTCGCAGCACTGCGTGCTCGCCTGGAGCTTCGCCGTGAACGGGCCTGCTCCACAGATTGATTTCAACAAGATCCCCAAGCTACCCAACTCCGGCCACCACGAGGCTGTGCCTGTG CCATTCGCCGTGAAGTGGGTCTCCCACGACTCCACCCAGGGGCTCAAGGAGTTCATCTCCGAGGTGGTGAGTATCGGCCACCTCCGGCACCGCAACCTCGTGCAGCTGCTCGGCTACAGCCGGCGGAAGGGCGAGCTGCTGCTGGTCTACGACTACATGCCCTACGGGAGCCTCGACAAGTACCTCtacggcgacggcgaggacgaCAAGCCGCTgctggagtgggtgcggcggttcCAGATCGTCAAGGACGTGGCGTCGGGCCTCATCTACCTCCACGAGAAGTGGGAGCAGGTGGTCGTCCACCGCGACGTCAAGGCCAGCAACGTGCTCCTCGACGGCGGCATGGTCGCGCACCTGGGCGACTTCGGCCTCGCCAGGTTCTACGACCACGGCGCCGACCTGCAGACCACGCACGTGGTCGGCACCATGGGGTACATCGCGCCGGAGCTCTCGCGGACGGGCAAGGCGTCCCCTCTCACCGACGTGTACGCTTTCGGTACGTTCCTGCTCGAGGTCACCTGCGGCCGGCGCCCCATCGTCTACACCGTGCACCACGGCCGGAAGTTGCTGGTTGACCAGGTGCTGGAGTACTGGCGCAGGGGCACGCTCGAGGAGACCGTGGACTCCAGGCTGCACGGCAACTACGACGTCGGTGAGGCCAGGATGGTGCTGACGCTTGGGCTCATGTGCTCCCACCCGTTCCCCGGCGAGAGGCCTACCATGAGGCACATCATGCAGTACCTCGACGGCGATGTGCCGCTGCCGGAGTTGACGCCGGCGGACATGAACCTGTTGAGCCTCATGCAGAACCAGACGTCGTTTGAGTGA